One stretch of Dehalococcoidales bacterium DNA includes these proteins:
- a CDS encoding DUF4129 domain-containing protein: MKAGWPRIALYIAIIGMESCWLFAILSLVNGLVLQGQLSIIGLLALYPIAFGINKTVAQFKLAKVYLNLISWSIWAGAMLLLVKLQIYDSLSLWNQSWLKEIPAALKQAPYDFRPEVLLFIGSIVIWWLGQRLVNLKADFPNLVVEFQFGMPVLIVTFIIGSYFTGVLEHAVLIAVAFFAFALSGLSIGHAQQTDGSISQIYRGRWLGILITGISLVIVLGVLSGSTVNPDFFERILNTAKWAWEVAKRALIWAASLLPTSPPTEIPAAGEMPGEIIREPAGSGIFGMPQWIRSIVKFALFINIAFWCIFALWRASGQMLNWLNQRLAGMAGIKTESLSGAFKSDVTRLVKRILTRFLIFLLQRLGRKTRALSPELASIQQIYRQMVRWATARGCPRYPTQTAYEYQISLVNLLPDFHEEFSLITRQFVGVRYGGLTPGKDELLNLKQSWQRIRKVRRGHPS; the protein is encoded by the coding sequence ATGAAAGCAGGCTGGCCTCGAATTGCGCTATATATCGCCATAATCGGCATGGAGAGTTGCTGGCTCTTTGCCATCCTGTCGCTGGTAAACGGGCTGGTTTTGCAGGGACAATTGTCCATTATTGGTCTTTTGGCTCTTTATCCCATCGCCTTCGGTATCAATAAGACAGTCGCGCAGTTCAAGCTAGCCAAGGTCTACCTTAATCTCATTAGCTGGTCTATCTGGGCCGGCGCTATGCTGTTACTGGTTAAGCTTCAGATCTACGACAGCCTGTCATTATGGAACCAGAGCTGGCTAAAGGAAATTCCCGCAGCACTAAAGCAGGCACCATATGACTTTCGGCCCGAGGTCCTGTTGTTTATCGGAAGCATCGTCATCTGGTGGCTCGGTCAGCGGTTGGTCAATCTCAAGGCCGATTTTCCCAATCTTGTCGTCGAATTCCAGTTCGGCATGCCGGTATTAATCGTCACCTTCATTATCGGCTCATATTTCACAGGCGTACTGGAACACGCAGTACTTATTGCGGTTGCCTTTTTTGCCTTCGCTTTATCAGGATTGTCCATCGGCCACGCCCAGCAGACAGACGGTTCGATTTCACAGATATATCGGGGCCGCTGGTTGGGTATTCTCATTACCGGCATCAGCCTGGTCATTGTGCTAGGCGTACTCAGCGGCTCTACAGTCAACCCTGATTTCTTCGAGCGTATCCTTAACACAGCCAAATGGGCCTGGGAGGTTGCGAAAAGAGCATTAATATGGGCGGCCAGTTTGCTACCGACCTCCCCTCCCACGGAAATACCCGCCGCAGGCGAGATGCCCGGAGAAATCATCCGGGAACCGGCCGGGTCAGGGATATTCGGTATGCCCCAGTGGATAAGAAGCATCGTCAAGTTTGCGCTGTTTATTAACATCGCTTTTTGGTGCATCTTTGCCTTATGGCGAGCATCCGGACAGATGCTCAACTGGCTAAACCAGCGGTTGGCCGGTATGGCAGGGATAAAGACGGAATCGCTGTCCGGGGCATTTAAGTCCGATGTAACCAGGCTGGTAAAGCGCATCCTGACCAGATTCCTGATCTTCTTATTACAACGTCTGGGGAGAAAAACCAGGGCCTTGTCACCGGAGCTAGCCTCAATTCAGCAGATTTATCGCCAGATGGTACGCTGGGCAACTGCCAGAGGGTGCCCCCGCTATCCGACGCAGACTGCGTATGAATACCAGATCAGTCTGGTTAACCTGCTTCCTGATTTCCATGAGGAATTCAGTCTTATTACCAGGCAGTTTGTTGGTGTCCGCTACGGTGGCTTAACGCCCGGTAAAGACGAGTTACTTAATCTAAAACAAAGCTGGCAAAGAATACGAAAAGTACGACGGGGTCACCCGAGTTAG
- a CDS encoding MerR family transcriptional regulator, with translation MFKIGDFSRLSFVTVKTLHYYDEIGLLKPVKVDRFTGYRYYSADQLPRLNYIVSLKNLGLSLDEVGTLINNSLTPRQMRDLFILKKAELQQRLSEEQRRLEQVEKLLNQIEKEGKMPEYQVVIKELPSMKVASVRGTVPTYGDIPILWDKICPVFEKHMSIITGPPLAIYHDMEYREKDVDIEVAIPISTTIPLPDPIKVRDLPAEAKVASMIHRGPYEKLHEAYQAMMAWCEANGYELAGPDREVYLTGPNDTQDPVDYLTELQQPVKKV, from the coding sequence ATGTTCAAGATCGGTGATTTCTCACGCCTGAGCTTCGTTACGGTGAAGACCCTGCATTATTACGATGAAATCGGTTTGCTGAAACCGGTTAAGGTGGACCGCTTCACCGGCTATCGCTATTACTCGGCGGATCAGCTGCCCCGGCTAAACTACATCGTTTCCCTGAAAAACCTGGGGCTCTCGTTGGATGAGGTAGGCACGCTTATCAACAACAGTCTGACGCCCCGGCAGATGCGAGACCTCTTTATCCTGAAGAAGGCGGAGCTGCAGCAACGCTTGAGCGAGGAGCAGCGGCGGCTGGAGCAGGTGGAGAAGTTGCTTAATCAAATTGAAAAGGAGGGTAAAATGCCGGAATACCAGGTGGTAATCAAAGAACTGCCTTCGATGAAGGTTGCCTCGGTCAGGGGCACCGTGCCCACGTACGGCGATATTCCTATACTCTGGGATAAGATATGCCCCGTTTTTGAAAAGCATATGTCAATCATCACCGGACCGCCGCTGGCCATCTACCATGATATGGAATACCGTGAGAAGGATGTCGATATAGAAGTGGCTATTCCTATCAGCACCACCATACCGTTGCCCGATCCCATTAAGGTGCGTGACCTTCCCGCCGAGGCTAAGGTGGCCTCGATGATTCACCGCGGCCCATACGAGAAACTCCATGAGGCCTACCAGGCGATGATGGCCTGGTGCGAGGCTAACGGCTACGAGCTGGCCGGGCCGGACCGCGAGGTCTATCTCACCGGTCCCAACGATACCCAGGATCCGGTCGACTACTTGACCGAACTCCAGCAGCCCGTCAAAAAGGTCTAA
- a CDS encoding MarR family transcriptional regulator, whose translation MTDGSLNSICDDLFSTLPLIARITRKKISRLPAGFPEDISPLHHEILKTLEKEGTLHIAEIASRLLIPRPQMTHLIDKLADLNLVERQMDSSDRRTINVTLTAKARILLAEIDAMVKGNIKEALSSLTSEEMKELLASVTKLREILSKLG comes from the coding sequence ATGACAGACGGTAGTTTAAATAGCATCTGCGACGATCTATTCTCTACGCTACCTCTTATCGCAAGAATCACCCGGAAAAAGATCTCCAGGTTACCTGCCGGTTTTCCTGAAGACATTTCACCGCTTCACCATGAGATCCTGAAGACGCTAGAGAAAGAAGGAACGTTGCACATTGCTGAAATTGCTTCAAGGTTACTGATACCTCGACCGCAGATGACCCATCTGATAGATAAGCTGGCTGACCTGAACCTGGTTGAAAGACAAATGGATTCATCAGACAGGCGAACAATCAATGTAACGCTCACTGCAAAGGCCAGAATACTATTAGCGGAAATAGATGCAATGGTCAAGGGCAATATCAAAGAAGCATTGTCCTCTCTCACCAGTGAGGAGATGAAGGAACTGCTGGCTTCGGTAACCAAGTTAAGGGAAATACTCTCCAAACTGGGATAG
- a CDS encoding DUF2780 domain-containing protein, translating to MELIDQLTKNLGVSETQAKGGAGLLFKQAKEQMSGSDFSKMSAAIPGLDKIIGAAPSGGGDMPGGLGDLGKMIPGLGGAAGGLGSLAGLAGGFSKLGLDSGMIGKFIPIILSFVQSKGGEGLKNILGKAFK from the coding sequence GTGGAACTAATCGACCAATTGACCAAAAATCTGGGGGTGAGTGAGACTCAGGCCAAGGGTGGGGCCGGGTTGCTTTTCAAGCAGGCTAAAGAGCAAATGAGCGGTTCTGATTTTTCCAAGATGTCCGCGGCGATACCCGGTCTGGATAAGATTATCGGTGCGGCGCCATCCGGCGGCGGGGATATGCCGGGTGGTCTGGGCGATCTGGGTAAGATGATTCCCGGTCTCGGTGGTGCCGCAGGCGGTTTGGGCTCTCTGGCGGGTCTTGCCGGCGGATTCTCGAAATTAGGGCTAGACAGCGGTATGATCGGCAAGTTCATTCCCATCATATTGTCGTTTGTCCAGAGCAAGGGTGGTGAGGGGCTCAAAAACATTCTCGGCAAAGCTTTCAAATAG
- a CDS encoding trypsin-like peptidase domain-containing protein, translated as MKGNSRRRLSLCAIALSILVLVPLLASGCGKRPMPKVEDLTMGQLAVINEPAVVLIYSTWSGTLVSTSTRESVAYLSHNDETFQSLNIPTFSYGSQGTGFVINPDGYVVTNAHVVHQTEEQIESAIYRGFVNWGIRTFPQYFAQAGLDPWPATQQDADDLWAAVHESFDVANIKQEVNVTVGKSVGGVQLMEQSSLAEVRKVSPREWKYTGGKWTVVSGKDVAILKMQATNHPSMILGDSDEMMVGDPIMAIGYPGAVVTHDYLSSDSKFEASVTSGIISALKQADDGSPILQTDAAITHGNSGGPAINEDGEVIGITTFGTSGWDPVLGDYAEIGGFNFLVPSSVVIEMLQEMNIENEQGLTDEHYTNAMLLFYDERYAEAVDEFETVLNLFPGHPYAQSYLTTSQQKLLED; from the coding sequence ATGAAGGGTAATTCTAGAAGGCGGTTATCTCTTTGTGCAATAGCTCTATCAATCCTGGTACTGGTACCATTGTTAGCATCAGGCTGCGGCAAGAGGCCGATGCCGAAAGTAGAAGACCTGACTATGGGTCAGTTGGCCGTCATCAATGAGCCTGCGGTAGTGCTGATCTACTCCACATGGTCGGGAACCCTGGTTTCCACCAGTACCCGGGAGTCAGTGGCATACTTAAGCCACAATGATGAAACGTTCCAGTCGCTTAACATCCCCACCTTTAGCTATGGGTCGCAGGGTACCGGGTTCGTGATTAACCCTGACGGTTACGTTGTGACCAATGCTCATGTCGTCCACCAGACCGAGGAGCAGATTGAAAGCGCGATATACCGCGGATTTGTGAACTGGGGTATACGGACATTCCCACAATACTTCGCTCAGGCCGGACTTGACCCCTGGCCCGCCACCCAGCAGGACGCGGACGACCTCTGGGCAGCCGTACATGAAAGCTTTGATGTGGCAAACATCAAGCAGGAAGTCAACGTTACCGTGGGCAAATCCGTCGGCGGTGTTCAGCTGATGGAGCAAAGCAGCCTGGCCGAAGTCAGAAAGGTCAGTCCCCGGGAATGGAAGTACACCGGCGGTAAGTGGACAGTCGTATCCGGGAAGGACGTCGCTATCTTAAAGATGCAGGCCACTAACCATCCCAGCATGATCCTGGGCGATTCCGACGAAATGATGGTCGGCGACCCCATAATGGCCATCGGCTACCCCGGTGCCGTGGTAACCCATGATTACCTCTCCTCAGACAGCAAGTTTGAAGCCTCGGTAACTTCCGGTATCATCAGCGCCCTGAAACAAGCCGATGACGGCTCACCGATACTGCAGACCGATGCTGCGATAACCCACGGCAACTCCGGCGGACCGGCTATCAACGAGGACGGTGAGGTAATCGGTATTACTACCTTCGGCACGTCAGGCTGGGACCCGGTTCTCGGCGACTACGCGGAGATTGGAGGCTTTAACTTCCTGGTACCCAGCAGCGTCGTTATCGAGATGCTGCAGGAAATGAATATTGAAAATGAACAGGGCCTGACCGACGAACATTATACCAACGCCATGCTGCTGTTCTATGATGAAAGATACGCCGAGGCGGTGGATGAGTTCGAGACTGTCTTGAACCTCTTCCCGGGGCATCCCTACGCCCAGAGCTATCTCACCACCAGCCAGCAGAAATTACTCGAAGATTAG
- a CDS encoding DegV family protein: MMRKVAVVVDSIAKMPPEVLAEYDITVLPFHISMGGKDYLDTTIDTELLYSRLMSKELPTVAPPSPGEMAEAFRKISQRARAILYITMTSRFSGEYERVTGVKESIEQELPGVVVEAVDSLTITCAEALITIEAAKAAGEGKSLPEVAEIARQMVQRVSALSVRDSLYYFDKSGRLGKERPLAGSPVPLAPVLEIDAATGGVTQAVSKHRTVAKALENMLEIMKKRSANKKLHVMAGHLYKPDTAEELKEKIISEVQPARFYFTELSPVAAIINGPYIDLAFFTED; encoded by the coding sequence ATGATGAGAAAAGTAGCTGTTGTAGTTGATAGCATCGCCAAAATGCCGCCAGAGGTGTTGGCGGAATATGACATCACGGTATTACCTTTCCATATCTCCATGGGTGGCAAAGACTACCTGGACACTACCATCGATACAGAGCTGCTCTACTCCCGGCTTATGAGCAAAGAACTGCCCACTGTCGCACCTCCTTCCCCGGGAGAGATGGCAGAGGCCTTCCGCAAGATAAGCCAGCGAGCCAGGGCCATCCTGTATATCACCATGACATCCCGCTTCTCCGGAGAGTATGAAAGGGTAACAGGAGTTAAGGAAAGCATTGAGCAGGAACTGCCCGGCGTGGTGGTTGAGGCGGTTGATTCCCTCACTATTACCTGCGCCGAGGCTCTTATTACCATTGAAGCAGCGAAAGCGGCGGGTGAGGGGAAGAGCTTGCCTGAGGTGGCGGAGATTGCGCGTCAGATGGTGCAGCGCGTCTCCGCTCTGTCAGTGCGAGATTCCCTTTATTACTTCGACAAGTCAGGAAGACTGGGCAAAGAACGTCCCCTGGCCGGCTCCCCGGTTCCCCTGGCACCGGTCCTGGAGATAGATGCCGCCACCGGCGGGGTAACGCAAGCGGTATCGAAGCATAGAACCGTAGCCAAAGCACTAGAAAATATGCTCGAGATAATGAAGAAGAGAAGTGCGAACAAGAAGCTGCATGTTATGGCAGGACACCTCTATAAGCCAGATACGGCGGAGGAACTAAAAGAAAAGATCATTTCCGAAGTCCAACCTGCCCGGTTCTATTTTACTGAACTTTCACCGGTAGCCGCTATCATTAACGGACCATATATCGACCTGGCCTTCTTTACCGAAGATTAA
- a CDS encoding MoxR family ATPase — translation MGEFVQQLNRIATFAERFMENVGKVIVGRKDAVELILVALLCEGHVLIEDVPGTGKTMLAKTTARSINCNFQRIQCTPDLLPSDITGIHYFSQKTSEFEFRPGPIMANIVLADEINRATPRTQSSLLECMQEQQVTVDLETIPLPRPFLLIATQNPVELEGTFPLPEAQLDRFLMKITMGYPGEDEEDTILRRFHQENPLASLSSVIEAEELLVLQKLSRQAYVEESVRRYLLAIIRATREHKSIELGASPRASLSLDLASRVLAAVRGRSYVIPDDVKYLAPPILGHRLIAKPEAKLRKHSTEAVLEEILAQIPVPVEQ, via the coding sequence ATGGGGGAGTTTGTTCAGCAACTGAACCGGATAGCGACATTCGCCGAGCGATTTATGGAAAATGTCGGTAAGGTAATCGTGGGGAGGAAGGATGCCGTAGAGCTCATTCTGGTAGCTCTACTTTGCGAGGGACACGTCTTAATTGAGGATGTTCCCGGCACAGGTAAGACGATGCTGGCTAAAACAACCGCCCGGTCAATCAACTGTAATTTCCAGAGAATTCAGTGCACCCCCGACCTACTCCCATCGGATATCACAGGTATTCATTACTTCAGCCAGAAGACATCCGAGTTCGAATTTCGCCCCGGGCCGATAATGGCTAACATCGTACTGGCCGACGAGATAAACCGGGCTACACCCCGCACTCAGTCAAGCCTCCTGGAATGTATGCAGGAGCAGCAGGTTACCGTCGACCTCGAAACAATACCGCTACCGCGTCCTTTCCTGCTGATTGCCACCCAAAATCCCGTAGAACTGGAAGGAACTTTCCCTCTGCCTGAAGCACAACTGGACAGGTTCCTGATGAAAATCACCATGGGATATCCCGGCGAAGACGAGGAGGACACCATTCTAAGACGGTTTCATCAGGAGAATCCCCTGGCGAGTCTTTCCAGTGTTATCGAGGCCGAAGAATTGCTGGTATTACAGAAACTGTCTCGCCAGGCATATGTGGAAGAATCGGTACGGAGATATCTCCTCGCTATTATCAGGGCCACCCGCGAACATAAGAGTATTGAACTGGGGGCCAGCCCGAGAGCTTCGCTGAGCCTCGATCTGGCTTCCAGAGTGCTGGCCGCCGTGAGGGGTCGTAGCTACGTTATCCCGGATGACGTCAAGTATCTCGCTCCCCCTATCCTGGGACATCGCCTGATCGCGAAACCCGAAGCCAAGCTACGAAAACACTCGACGGAAGCCGTGCTGGAAGAGATCCTCGCGCAGATACCCGTTCCTGTCGAGCAATAG
- a CDS encoding ATP-binding cassette domain-containing protein: MPAVEVSHVVKSYRDKVAVDDLSFFVSRNEVFGLIGPNGAGKTTTIRMMMDIVKPDSGTVTILGEKLSEESKHRLGYLPEERGLYRKMTVMDSIVYLASLKGMDGHLAEQRANELLSETEMISHSKKRIEELSKGMGQIIQFIITIIHNPELIVMDEPFSGLDPVNTEILKKMLINLRSQGKAIILSTHQMNQVEELCDRILMIDGGHAVLYGGLSEIKAKYRSNSVIIDFDGELVQIAGVIEKRTNKNYVELVLEENTTPGQVLERLVSAGIVINRFEVATPSLNEIFVKVAGKNHE; encoded by the coding sequence ATGCCCGCAGTTGAAGTCAGTCATGTGGTCAAGTCATACCGGGATAAGGTCGCCGTTGACGATCTGTCCTTCTTCGTATCCCGGAATGAGGTATTCGGCCTGATCGGCCCCAACGGCGCCGGCAAGACTACCACCATCAGGATGATGATGGACATTGTCAAGCCAGACTCGGGCACCGTGACAATTCTCGGCGAGAAGCTGAGTGAAGAAAGCAAACACCGGCTCGGCTACTTGCCTGAGGAAAGGGGACTGTACCGGAAGATGACGGTAATGGACTCCATCGTCTATCTGGCCTCGCTCAAGGGTATGGATGGACACCTGGCCGAACAGAGAGCTAACGAACTGCTCAGCGAGACAGAGATGATTTCTCACAGCAAAAAGAGGATCGAGGAGCTGAGCAAAGGCATGGGACAGATTATCCAGTTCATCATCACTATCATCCATAACCCGGAACTGATCGTCATGGATGAACCCTTTAGCGGCCTCGACCCGGTCAACACCGAAATATTAAAAAAGATGCTGATTAACCTGAGGAGTCAGGGCAAAGCCATAATTCTGAGCACGCATCAGATGAATCAGGTTGAAGAACTCTGTGACCGCATATTGATGATAGACGGCGGCCATGCTGTTCTTTACGGCGGGCTCTCGGAAATCAAAGCAAAGTATCGAAGTAACTCGGTCATTATCGATTTCGACGGTGAGCTAGTACAGATAGCGGGAGTAATCGAAAAGCGCACCAACAAAAACTATGTTGAGCTTGTCCTTGAAGAAAATACCACCCCCGGGCAGGTGCTGGAACGATTAGTAAGCGCCGGTATTGTCATCAACCGATTCGAGGTTGCCACCCCTTCGCTGAATGAGATTTTCGTAAAGGTAGCTGGTAAAAACCATGAATAG
- a CDS encoding DUF58 domain-containing protein has protein sequence MAHRKPVERLITSQTTSYLLGKYSLIIMLTGLIIAAWNGKVLIVVLLGLILSAAGLAKLYSYLSLVRVHCQHSLDCQRVFPGECVEVNMRVVNYKPLPLPWLKVDSKIPAGLTSETSPEQDGTLSKVIALLWYARASWQHKLVCPRRGYYLLGPIRITSGDIFGFYRRTRLKKVSDSIIVYPRIFAINERVIPSRYPLGESRAAQHIFRDPSRVIGIRDYTPQDSPRYIHWKATAIHQKLQVKVFEPTTNPKLALILDLESFGYDGVGNERTGSPSGKTDELFETALSTAASLVKHFIEHKSAVGLFVNTRLADSGRPAVIPPGSGTGHLVSILEALAKVTPLSSGLLTELIQGERKHLPWGTTLIFVLSQPTASASRLLSSSNKRGHKSVTIFTGDHDWQENDTPNQSEAVGVTAKEEIR, from the coding sequence ATGGCACACAGAAAACCCGTAGAGAGACTCATAACATCTCAAACAACCAGCTACTTACTGGGCAAATACAGCCTGATAATAATGCTCACCGGGTTAATCATCGCTGCCTGGAACGGCAAGGTATTAATCGTCGTCCTGCTCGGGCTAATCCTATCGGCAGCCGGTCTGGCTAAACTGTATAGCTATCTGTCATTGGTCAGGGTTCATTGCCAACATTCACTGGACTGCCAGCGCGTTTTCCCCGGAGAGTGTGTCGAAGTAAACATGCGTGTCGTAAACTATAAGCCGCTGCCACTACCCTGGCTGAAAGTAGATAGCAAGATACCAGCCGGGCTTACTTCGGAAACTTCCCCGGAGCAGGACGGGACGCTCAGCAAAGTGATTGCACTTCTCTGGTACGCCCGAGCCAGCTGGCAACACAAGCTGGTCTGCCCGAGACGGGGGTATTACCTCCTGGGGCCGATCAGAATTACGTCCGGGGACATCTTCGGCTTCTACCGACGTACCCGCTTGAAGAAGGTGAGCGACTCTATCATTGTCTATCCCCGGATTTTCGCTATCAACGAAAGGGTAATACCATCCCGGTATCCTTTAGGAGAAAGCAGAGCCGCACAGCACATTTTCCGGGACCCGAGCCGGGTGATCGGGATACGCGACTATACTCCCCAAGATAGCCCCCGCTATATTCACTGGAAGGCAACCGCCATCCATCAGAAACTACAGGTGAAGGTTTTCGAACCGACGACCAATCCAAAATTAGCCCTGATCCTTGACCTGGAAAGCTTTGGTTACGACGGAGTCGGTAATGAACGCACCGGTTCACCATCCGGCAAAACCGATGAATTATTTGAAACAGCTCTCAGTACCGCCGCTTCGCTGGTTAAACATTTTATCGAGCACAAAAGCGCCGTAGGCCTATTTGTCAACACCCGTCTTGCCGACTCGGGCCGACCGGCGGTAATTCCCCCCGGCAGCGGAACCGGTCATCTGGTAAGCATCCTGGAGGCGTTAGCTAAAGTCACCCCGCTCTCCAGCGGCCTCCTCACCGAACTGATACAAGGCGAGCGAAAACATCTACCATGGGGCACCACGCTCATCTTCGTACTATCCCAACCAACCGCCTCCGCATCCAGGCTGCTCTCTTCTTCTAACAAAAGAGGGCACAAGTCAGTTACTATTTTCACGGGCGACCATGATTGGCAAGAGAACGATACGCCAAATCAAAGTGAAGCCGTCGGGGTAACCGCAAAAGAGGAGATCCGATGA
- a CDS encoding ABC transporter permease produces MNRVLLIFKHEFRQTVGRTGFIILTIVPPLIALLAIGVSHTISGISEPPAEVTGIGYVDEAGGFEQFTTQGNLNFVSFDTTEAATQALVNKDIEEYFVIPEDFVSTGLIRRYTTQRELTPPAATTAAIKNFISSNLLAGKVPETTVTRVEEPLHLVTITLTATGAVAPEQGGPGNLVIPIIVGVMLAVSLTFSSAYLLQGLATEKENRLMEILLSSVSTRQLVTGKVMGIGSAGLIQVAIWVATVPPLLRLASSSLGGFISMIQIPPGLISLAILYFVLGYLLFAVLSVGIAAVSTSVREGQTLASIFTLWVIAPFWIISVIMLVPSSPAWVVLSIFPFSAPVMVILRLGLTGVPTWQLAASIAVLVLCIIGGLMLAAKLLRTYVLMYGKRPGFGEIMRNLRSG; encoded by the coding sequence ATGAATAGGGTTCTTCTGATATTCAAGCATGAGTTCCGGCAAACGGTAGGGAGGACCGGCTTCATTATCCTGACCATCGTCCCGCCCCTGATCGCTCTCCTCGCCATCGGGGTCTCCCATACCATATCAGGGATAAGCGAGCCGCCGGCAGAAGTGACCGGAATCGGCTATGTTGATGAAGCCGGTGGATTTGAGCAGTTTACCACACAGGGAAATCTGAACTTTGTCTCATTCGACACTACGGAAGCCGCCACCCAGGCTTTGGTCAACAAAGATATCGAGGAATATTTCGTGATTCCCGAGGACTTCGTCTCGACGGGACTGATCAGACGTTACACCACGCAAAGAGAGCTTACGCCACCGGCAGCCACCACTGCCGCGATTAAGAATTTCATCTCCAGCAACCTTCTGGCTGGGAAGGTACCCGAGACTACGGTCACCAGGGTCGAAGAACCGCTGCACCTGGTTACTATCACGCTTACGGCAACAGGTGCTGTGGCTCCCGAGCAAGGCGGACCGGGTAACCTTGTCATTCCCATCATCGTCGGCGTTATGTTAGCGGTATCTCTTACCTTCTCCTCTGCCTACTTGTTGCAGGGGCTGGCTACCGAGAAAGAAAACCGCCTCATGGAAATACTATTATCATCGGTATCGACCCGGCAATTGGTCACAGGGAAGGTAATGGGAATCGGTAGTGCCGGTCTGATACAGGTAGCTATCTGGGTAGCCACGGTACCACCCCTGCTAAGGCTGGCCTCCTCATCACTCGGTGGCTTTATCAGTATGATACAGATACCACCCGGGCTTATCAGTCTGGCCATATTGTATTTCGTCCTGGGCTATTTGTTGTTCGCTGTCCTTTCGGTCGGCATCGCCGCCGTCAGCACCAGTGTGCGGGAGGGGCAGACACTCGCCTCGATATTCACACTCTGGGTAATTGCTCCTTTCTGGATCATATCTGTAATAATGCTGGTCCCGAGTAGCCCGGCCTGGGTCGTTCTCAGCATCTTCCCCTTCTCGGCGCCGGTGATGGTAATACTGAGGCTTGGCCTGACCGGTGTTCCGACATGGCAACTTGCTGCCAGCATCGCGGTGCTGGTCCTGTGCATC
- a CDS encoding MATE family efflux transporter has protein sequence MGLFVMTLYNVVDTIFISRYVGSLGIAGLSISFPIQMMIMGLGQMIGIGSASVISRALGANDPRKAERTLGNAISHSIISILIAAVGLSNIDPLLKLMGASEAVLLYANDYMFIIFAGTTVQFFAMVLSSTIRAQGNAHVPMMSMTIGAGINIGLDALFIISFGMGIKGAALATVIGQTISTLYLFRYYFSGKSSLKIYPGNLRVEMNIARDIFTIGIASFAQIAATSVSAVFVNRVLGTYGGDMAISAYGIINRVIMFALMPGIVIGQGLQPILGFNYGARRYDRVLKSIKIASIAATICCIAAFIVLNFFPEPIIKIFTADLLLIESSSHATGYVFRAAYLLGITMLGSLVFQSIGKANQSMVTSLVRPLFLIPLIFILPKLWQVDGVWLSFPISDAIAFTLTMVLLIRQIREFKSSDSLKAVESLQVGS, from the coding sequence ATGGGGTTATTCGTGATGACCCTATATAACGTGGTGGATACTATCTTCATTAGCCGCTACGTCGGCTCGCTCGGAATTGCGGGGCTTTCCATTTCCTTCCCGATTCAAATGATGATAATGGGGTTGGGGCAGATGATAGGGATAGGCAGTGCCTCGGTGATTTCCAGAGCACTGGGAGCTAATGACCCCCGGAAGGCGGAACGCACACTGGGTAACGCCATCAGTCACTCAATAATATCGATTTTAATAGCAGCGGTCGGCCTATCCAATATTGACCCCTTGCTTAAGCTCATGGGGGCATCGGAAGCGGTGCTCCTGTACGCCAACGATTATATGTTCATTATTTTTGCCGGTACCACCGTCCAATTTTTTGCCATGGTACTAAGCAGTACCATCAGAGCGCAGGGCAATGCCCATGTTCCGATGATGAGCATGACAATAGGAGCTGGGATTAATATCGGCCTTGATGCTTTATTCATTATAAGCTTCGGTATGGGGATCAAGGGAGCAGCATTAGCTACTGTAATCGGACAGACAATCTCCACATTATATCTTTTCAGATATTATTTTTCCGGCAAAAGCAGCCTGAAGATATATCCCGGAAACCTACGCGTCGAAATGAATATCGCCAGGGATATTTTTACCATTGGAATCGCGTCATTTGCACAAATAGCGGCAACCAGTGTATCCGCTGTCTTCGTAAACAGAGTCCTCGGTACCTACGGTGGTGATATGGCAATATCTGCCTACGGCATCATCAATCGCGTTATCATGTTCGCCCTGATGCCGGGTATAGTCATCGGGCAGGGACTTCAGCCGATACTGGGATTCAACTATGGAGCCAGGCGCTACGATAGAGTACTGAAATCTATCAAGATTGCCAGCATCGCCGCTACGATATGCTGCATAGCAGCCTTTATAGTCTTAAATTTCTTTCCCGAGCCGATAATCAAAATATTTACTGCCGACCTCTTGCTTATTGAGTCGAGTTCGCACGCCACCGGTTACGTATTTCGGGCCGCTTATTTACTCGGCATCACAATGCTCGGCTCCCTGGTCTTCCAATCAATCGGCAAGGCTAACCAATCAATGGTTACCTCATTGGTACGCCCTTTGTTTTTGATTCCCCTGATATTCATACTGCCGAAGCTCTGGCAGGTGGACGGAGTGTGGCTATCGTTCCCCATTTCTGACGCAATTGCGTTCACCTTAACTATGGTACTTCTGATACGTCAGATAAGAGAATTCAAAAGCTCGGATTCACTTAAGGCAGTAGAAAGTCTACAAGTGGGAAGTTAA